CCCTGTAGCTGTAGTTTTACCAGAAGTATGTTGACAAAAAACATGACCTGTTATCTTTTTACCATCTTTGCTAAGAGTTCCTTTGAATTTTTCTGTAAATCCTCCTCCTACTTCCGTGAAAGTAAATATTTTGCCTGATAGTTTAGGGTTTTTTATGTAAACTTTGCCCCTTTTATTTTGTCGTAAATTAACCCAAGAACGAAAAGGAGATATGCTCACAGTGCCATTTGACTTTTGAATTATACTCAAACGATTAGTTGAAAATCGCTGATTATCTATTGCAGCGATCGCACCAGTACGGCATCCGGTAGTGCGTGGAGCATTAGAATAAAAAATAGGAGTTTTGATTATCCATTTTCCAGTTAAGTTAACGCGCCTTACTGCCGAAGTTGCGGTTACTTGCTCAGGATGGAATGATAGCATTGATAAAGCTAGTAATGCGATCGCCCAGTATTTATATCTCTGCATTTTTATCTGACAGGTGAATGACTATAATGCTTACTCAAATTTACCCAAACGCAATAAACAAATTAAAAATTGCAGCAAAAATTAATATTATTTAATAACAGTAATTAAAAATAATTGTTGCTGTAGTGATCGCAATTTATGAAATTAAAGTTTTGAGAATTTTTTCAACTATTTTTGATTAAATTTAAGAAATAGGCTGGGAAAGCTTCTGGCTCTGCCTCCTCGTTTTTTCGTAATCAGTTTTAACTCACAAGCAAAGCCAGAAAATTTCTCTTTATACCTGCCGGATATCTCCTTGCTATTTTTAAGTGAGTTTTAATCTAATACTTTCTTTCTTGCGGCTGAAACATACTAACTTTAACTGGTAGGTAATTCAAATCAATACCCGCAGGGGAATAGTAAGCAAGTGTATGTTTCATAAAATTAGTATCATCCCGTTGATCGTAATCTGTACGATAGTGTGCGCCTCGACTTTCTTGCCGATTTAAAGCTGAAGTTAAAATCATTTGCCCAACAATCATTAAGCTACGTAATTCTAATGCTTCGATGATTTCGGTATTCCAGAGTTGACCTTTATCATCAAGGTATATTTGTTGGTACTGCTGTTGTAGTTGTTGTAACTTTTCTAAGCCTTCGCGCATTAATTCATCTGTACGAAAGACACCGCAAAACTGAGTCATGGTGTCTTGAAAAGTTTGACGCAGTTGATTAATACGGATAGTTCCAGGTTGCGCTAGTAATGATTGAATTTGTTGTTGGGCTGCTTTGATATATTTCTGTTCGTCTATTTGTGGTAACTTGCGATTTTGGATAAATTGTGCGATCGCTTCCCCAGTTCTTTTTCCATATACTACACATTCCAATAAAGAATTACTACCCAAACGATTAGCACCGTGAACCGATACACACGCGGCTTCTCCAGCAGCAAAGAAAGCATCTATTAAATTTTCTGGACTACTACGCACTTGCCCATCTGTGTTAGTAGGAATCCCACCCATTGAATAATGAATTGTCGGGCGTACAGGCATTGGTTGATTAACAGCATCAATCCCAACTAAACGGTGTGCTTCTTCCCAAGCAAAAGGAACCCGACTCATAATTTTTTCTCTTCCCATGTGGCGGAGGTCGAGATAGACAAATGCCCCGCCTGCACTACCATCGGGATGTATACCACGACCCGCAGCAATTTCTAGGGCGATCGATCTGGATGTAATATCACGGGGGGCAAGTTCCATCCTACTTGGGGCGTATTTTGCCATGAAGCGATCGCCATCACTATTAATTAAATAAGCACCTTCCCCTCTCACCGCCTCAGAGATTAGTACCCCCACCGGATACAAACCAGTTGGATGAAACTGGACAAACTCCATATCTTCCAAAGGCACACCAGCAATGGCAGACATAGCTAAACCATCACCCGTCGAGGCATAGTCATTAGAAGTAGTGTTATAAACCCTGCCATACCCGCCAGTAGCAAACATTACCGCCTTAGCGCGGACAACCTCTAGATTTCCGTTGTGAATGTTATACATCACAATGCCTTTGGCTTGGGCATCTTCCAGAATTAGCTGCATAACGTACCATTCATCATAGATATGGACACCGTTATGTCTGAGGTTATTAACCAATTCATGCAAAATTGCATGACCTGTTTTATCCGCCGCGTAGCAGGTGCGGCGGTGGGAATGACCACCGAAAGCGCGTTGGGCAATGCGACCATCAGGTAAACGGGAGAATAAAACTCCCATGTGTTCTAAGTCAATTACCACGTCTGCTGCTTCCTTGGTGAGGATTTCTACAGCGTCTTGATCCGCGAGGTAATCAGACCCCTTAACCGTGTCAAAGGCATGAGCTTCCCAACTATCTTCTGCATCAACATTCTTTAATGTTGCTGCCATACCGCCTTGTGCAGCTACCGAGTGGGAGCGAATCGGATGGGTTTTGGCAACTAGGGCGATATCTGCACTGGGGTAAGTACGGGCAATTTCTAAAGCAGCGCGGCAACCAGCTAGTCCACCGCCGACAATGATGACATCATGTTCTAACATTTTCGGTCAGATATCTGAGATTTCTAGATCTATGCTGACGCAAATAAAAACTTCCCTGCTTTTATCAAGGAAGTTTTTTGCAAATTTGTTACTTATAGCAACCGCCAAGGCGCTTAGGATAAATCTTTTAGCTCAAACCTAGACATCGAAGTGCGAAATTAAAAAGTTAATGGCTAAAAGCTAATTGCTAACCGCGATAAAAGTTTAACCTTTTGAGCCGTAAGTACTTAATTGGTTACTGCCACTAGATTCTTGCACAGGAGCATTTACAGGACTGGTGCGAGTTGTTTGATTTGATTCTATAGGGGAAAACTCAATATGATTCAGTAAGGTTGTCACGAAAGCAAATAGCAAGAAAGGCAAAGACAGCACTAAGATTAGTCCCACTGTAGCTAAAGCGTATGTATGGCGTGTAGTACTCCACAATGCCAGCGCGGATGCGAGGCTGATAAAAATCACAATTAACCAAATGATGATTTGACCATAAATATCCCCAAAAGTTAGGGTACAGACCATGCGATACTTTTGTAAGCTTTCCATGCTTTTCTCACAACTATTTATTTAAATTTTAAGGATAAGTCCTGAATTAAGTTGTAGGAAATTTTTCAATCTTTCTAAAGAACTTGCAACATAACTTTACAATATCCTACCTAAGAGTTGGTAGAAATTGCGCCTGATACTGTTTTAGCACATCTATCTTTAGTAGGTAATATATAGATAAGAAATAATTTGCAGAAACGCGGATTCAATTATTAATTACTACTGAAGTGGTGGGATTGAAATAACGAATGATTATTTTATTTTTTATAACTCAAGACGCGAGCAAATATTTAAAAAATGATAATTGATTAGTTAATGAACTTAATTGCCGTTCATCCCTGTCTCTAAAGAGACAGGGATGAACGGCGTTTTTATTATTTAGTAGTCGAGGCTTATATATAGAGCATTTTTGGTCAACTAAAGTGAAGAGATTACTCTTTATGGAAGGGATGATCATTTCTGTATTTCCTAACACCAAAAAACCACCATACTTTAATGCGAAGTGAAAGTTCGCTAAAGCTCGATTTTGCCCATTAGGGTTGAAATATATAAAAGTATTGCGGCACACCAACAAGTCTACTTTAGAAAAGGGAGGATCTTGAAGCACGTTATGCCGAGTAAAGATTATTGGAGTACGTAAATATTTATCAAAGATATAGTTTTGATTAAATTGTTCAAAGTACCGCGCTAGTAAAACTGTAGGAACTCCCTTAATACGATTAACTGAGTAAATGCCCTGACGAGCATGGCCAATAGATTTTTGATGAATATCCGTTCCATAAATCCGAACTCTCTGACTAAATTGTTCTACCCCCAAAGCTTCGAGGAATAACATAGCTAGGGTATAAACTTCCTCTCCAGACGCACACCCAGCACTCCAGACTTTGATCCCTTGATTGGGCGATTTATGGCTAATGAGGCGAGGAATAATCTGGGAAGCTATGTAATTCCAGACATAGGGATCTCTAAAAAATGCTGTGTAATTAACTGGGATTGACTTAAGCAAATTTTCGGTTTCTTGTGGATGCTGTTTCAGGTAGTGGATGTAATCGCTATAGTTGGCGATCGCAACTACTTCCATTCGCTGTCTTATCCGGCGCATCAAACTAGAGTACTTGTAACCCGTGAAGTCAAAGTTATTGGTTTCTAAAAGGTAATTTAGTAAATTTTCAAAAGCTTGTGCATCTTTCAAGATCATTTGCTTACTATTTGTTTTTGCCTGTCACAGTGCATTTTTTCAAATCCTTACTTTAATATATACAATTAATTAGATGGCAGAGCCGAGTTTTTTTTCTAAAAAACTAGAAGTTTAAACATAATAATTCATTACTTTACACTTAATAAAAATGCTTTTTTATTAATACTCTTTAAAAAGTAGTACTAAAATTTGCTAACTCTTTTTTTAAATCCATAATCAACTGAAGTTTTACTTTGTGTAAAACTTACACATCAGCCATAAATCATATATGCTATCGCTTGCTATTTCAACTCAAACTCGTCAAACTTCACCACCTCGGAGTCTGGTTTACTTGTATCAAAACTATAACTACTTACTGTACCCGTCTCAGTATCTAAAATACTAAATACTGTTATGTCATTACTAGCAATATAAGGCAAAAACTTACCATCTTCATCAATCAATGGTGCAATTGTTGGTACTATTGGCTCTAACCCATAGGGGTCGCCTATTGCGGTATATTCTTCTTGATAACCAATTGGTACAGGTCGCGGATGGTTACCCAAAGCTGCACCGTAGGAATTACCTACATTAGAAGTTTCTAGAAAATTTGTACCGCTAGAACTAACAAAACGGTTCCACAAATGCGAGTGTCCGAAAAATACCAATTGTACACCAGCACATTCTAATAATGGTACTAAATCACGGTTAATATAATCAGCATTTTTGGGGTATTCGTAACGTATTGCCTTTATACTTCCATCTGCATTGCGTTCAATTACTTGAACTGGATCAGTATAAGCAGGAACAATGTTGCCGCCTAAAGTATGTGGCGGGTGGTGCAACATTACTACCTTATATTTTGCCTGTTTAAACTCTGGGCTATTAAGTTCTGTTTCTAACCATGAATATTGTTCACTACCTTTAGTAATTGGCTCAAAAATATGCTGTCCGTAACCCCAGTTTTCAGGGTGATTCAAGTCTTGTTGTCTTTCTTGGTATCGCCCCTGAATGCTAGGATTAAGGCTGTGCGATCGCCAAACGGCAGTAACGTAGAGAACTACTAGCCAAACATCGCCAAAAGTTACAGAATAATACCTTTTTCCGCCTTGATTACTTTCAGGTAAGCTAAATATTTCTTCGTATGTATCGGTGTTAAAAGAATTGTTTTTTAACCAACTTGCACGTATCTTTTGATTATCGTCTGGATTCAATAACTTGGCATAATTTTTGTAAATTTGCTCTGCTGCTGAACGGGGGAAGACATCACGAAACTGTTTATTTAAACTATTCTCACTTGAGAAACGCCCCATTACTTCGTGGTTTCCAATGGTTGTAAATAGCGGCGCATTTTGAATTAATTGCCCACCTGTATAAACTGTTGTAATTCCGTTTTTTTCCAATTCATAATTAGCACGACCTTGGAGGCAAGGAAAGAAAGAACCCCCACGGTTATCATCAAACCACTCCGAAGCGCGATCTGGAACATTAACCAAATCTCCTGCGTGAAAAACAGCATCCACTTGCCCAATAGTTTCAACTACCTTTTGCAGATTTGCTGATACCATTGGTTGCAACTGGTGATCGGAAGTTAATAATATTTTAAGTGGTGTGCCTGTAACTGGTTTTGCAGCTAAACTAAACACTTCACTACTAACAGAAGTGCCGTCTTCCCTGACACTGGTTACGAAGTATGGAACCCTTACACCTGGAGTTAGTTCACTAACTTCTGCTTCATGTCGCCAAATATGACGCTTAGTTGGATATTGATCAGTCTGATGTTGTTGAGAAAAATTCGCTAATTTTGATTTTTGGTCTTCACAAGTGCGACTAAGTTTATTAGTACTAGCAATAGCAATTTGATTTAACTCTTGACCATAAGTTACAGTATGGCTAGAACCAGCAAATTCTGTAAACCACACTACCCTTACTGAATTTTTAGTAGGTAATTGTAGAAAGGGATCAGTTAATAATTGCGGGTCAGACATAATGATTTCAATAATTAATAATTTATGGTTTTTAAAGTAGCGATCGCTTTGATAAATACAATAACCGTTATGAGAAATCCCATAACGGCTTTTTTAATAATTTAAGTAGTTTAATAATATGACTTAAAAAGCTAAAACCTTCTCTAGATATAAACTTAGAGAAGGTTTTAGTTTTAACTTTTAATCGGAGCGGCGGGATTCGAACCCACGACCCCTACTACCCCAAAGTAGTGCGCTACCAAGCTGCGCTACGCCCCGACACGAATACCTAGTATAACAAAATGGCTAAAATTTGCAATAGCTAAATTAAAAAACTTTTAAAACCTGAACAGCTTGAACTAAACCTGGAACTGCATCTGCTGTCCAACCACCTTCGCCGCGCCGTCCTGTATTCAAAATAAAGCTAAGGCTGTAAGCATCGGGATATCCTGCGACTTCCATCCATAATAAATCGCTTTCTGCTTCGCAGGTGATTTTTTCTTGATCCATTAACTCAGCCGCCATATAGCTCATTGTTTCTGCAAGCTGCGTTAATAGCTTGCAAAAGTCTTGCAGTTCGGCTTCAGTTAGCTCAATTGCCCAATTATCGCTACCAACTAAACCTTGATATTCAGACGCATCTGGGTTCCAGCCAATCCGCCAACCAGAACCGCTTTTGATCAAACGCTCCATCAATAGCAATCCTTATGTTTGCGCTTATGTTGGTTTATATAGGTTTGAAAAACACTTAAATCTTAGTAATTTGCGGGCAAGATGCCCGCACTACATTAAGCCTTAGAGAAGGTTAGCCAAATTTTGAAGAGTTATTAACTAGCTTTCTCTATGGTTCTATTTGCCCCTGCTACTGTAGGATGTTTGGTCGTCACCAATGATTTCAGGTTGTGTAATCTCATCCGACATTTCGACAATTGCCCGCAGTACGGGTTTCATCATTGGATCATCAATACTGTCCAACTCTTCATATCGGCGACGTTTGGCACGATTCGCCACTTGCACTGTAATCTTGTAGCGATTAGAGGCTGCGTTAACTAATTCCTCTGCACGATACATGATTTGAGTTGAATCATACTGGGAACGCCTGTGAAGCATATTTTTTCCTGGTTTCATAGTATCCTCCAGTTTAACTGACTGTTTTGAAAGTGAGGAGTGGACGGTTTGTAACTATGAGTACAAAATCTCTGCTTAAAGATTCCTCACTTTTGGGTATAGCGAGAGAACACATTATTATGTAGATTCGTATCAATCTGTTTATTTTTGAAAACTATCTTTCTAATAGCTGTTTATGCAAACACTAGCTTCGCCAACTGTTCAACGCTATCATCAACCAAATGTCCATCCCCTGAAGATCGTTGTGCTAGGGGATAGTATTGTCTATGGCTTTGGTGATTTTGAGGGTGGTGGTTGGGTAGAACGACTTAGGCGCAAGTGGATGATGCCTGATAGTCCAGGTCATGTAATTTACAATTTAGGCGTTAGAGGCGATGGTGTCCTGCAAGTATCACAACGTTTAGAGCAAGAGTTCCGAAATCGGGGTGAACTGAGAAATCGCGTACCGGATGCGATCGCACTTTCAGTCGGTGTTAATGATGCCGCTAGACTAGGACGTACAAGTGGGCGTTATTTTACTGATTTTGGTGTTTTTCAAGCGGAAATCAGCAAACTATTGGATCAGGCAAAACAGCTATGTCCAGTTTGGTTTGTGGGAATGGTTCCAGTAGATGAATCTAAAATGCCGTTTCTAGATTGTTTTTATTACAACCATGAGGATCAGTATCGTTATAAAGAAGCAACCCGCCTAGCTTGTGAAGCACGTAATATTCCTTATTTAGATATCTTTGATTTATGGATGCAACGAGGTACTGATTGGTGTTGTGAGCAAATGTGCGCTGATGGTTTACACCCTAACAGCACTGGTTATCAGGCATTATTACAAGATGTCCTGAATTGGCAACCAATTAATCAGTTAGCCAACTCCAGCTTAATCACAGCCTAAGCTTTCCCGTGTAGATACAGCAGTTACGGGGTTAACTCCGCTAGCACGTTGACACAATTGCTTAAGTTGATAGCGATCAATAATCGCATCTGTGAAGTCAGCCCCAGCGATCGCAGTATCATTGAAGTTTGTCCCAACCATTGTTGCTTGTCTGAAAATAGCATTAGTCAGATCAGCACCATCTAACGTTACCTGATCAACAAGCGCGTTAGTAAGGTTTGCGTCTGCGAAATTGGCGTTTGATAACGTTCCTTGACTAAGGATAGCGTTAGTTAGGTTAGATCCTTGAAAGTTAGCGCCTTTCATTTGTGCTGCGGCAAATACAGCACCAGTCAAGTCAGTATTAGAAAAGTCGCGGTTTTCTAGAAAAGTATGGGTGTAGTTAACAGTTTTTGTTTGTGCGATCGCGGGAGTAGCACTTAACAATACCCACAGCCATGCCATTGCTAGAACTAGAATTAATGCTAGTAAACGTAGGATAGTATTTTTAATTGTTGTTAAATAAACCATCTTATAAATAATTAAAAATTAACTATTGTTGACTTCGTAAAATTCAAACTTGTTTTTTTATAAACGCCAGTCTTTACCAACACGAATTGTGATGTCTGATTTGATATCCCCAATTGAGGAAGCTTCTATTTTACCTAATCCTAAGAGGTTTTTGAGTGCGATCGCAGCTTTCACATCACCTTGTTGGGCGATAATCTGAGTCTGTTTTTGTGACTCTGACCAATCGTTAACTAAGTATACGTTGTAAAAGCCTTTTGTTCTGAGAAATTCGATCACCTTTTGGTTAATACGAGCCTGACCAGTAGTATTTTGAATAGCAATTCTCAGTTCATTGGCGGAAGGATTAACAGCCAATAAAGTGTGTGTTGATTCTTGACCGAAATAGTCACGCATAATCCGGTCTTTCCCAACTGAATCCATAATCCAGTAGCTAGCCGAAAATTCACCAGGAGTGCTAAATCTACCAGGTAACAGCACCATTTTGAAGTTATCTTGCTGTAGGGTAAGACCAAAAGTGCCTAGTGCCAGAGTTTCTTCCAAGCTAAGGTTAGTATCTATATATTTACTCAGGACGCGAATAAGTTTAGGCAAACGAGTTACCATCGCTGGTGTCTGTAATCTAGCCCTTAAAGATTTCAGCAGTGCTTGTTGTCTTTGTACCCGACCAATATCACCATTGTTCTGATTGCGGAACCTGGCAAACTGTTCAGCTTTTTCACCGTTAAGAATTTGCCAACCTGGAGCAAGATCAATGTGCAAATTCTGAGTATTGTCATGATAAGACATCGGCTCAGGCACAAACACATCTACGCCACCTACTAAATCTACCAATTCACGAAATGCACCAGTGGTGACTCTTACGTATCTGTCAATCGGTACATTGTTTAAAGTATGGTTGACAACTTGTGCAGCTAAAGTTGCTCCGCCATCAGCATTAGCTTGGTTGATTTTAGGAATACTCATACCTGGAAAATCAACACGAGTATCGCGCGGAATTGAAAGCATTTGCACTGAATGATCGCTCGGATCTAGCCGCAACAGCAGCATAGTATCACTACGACCTCTAAATATTTGGCGTGAGTCGCCTGAAACGTCGAGAACACGGTCAATTCCCATCACCAGGATGTTGACTGGTCGTGATAAACCATAATGAAAGCCTTGGCTCCAAATATCCTTCTTTGCTTGTGCTTGATTGCTGAGGGCTATAAATGGAGATAAAGGAACCATCAGCGCCACAGTAGCTCCGAGTGTAGCCGAAGCCACGGCTGTTAGGGCAAATGCCCCGCTCCACAACAGGGAACGAACTGTAAAAAAGTTAAATTTTACGTCTAGCAACTGTTTTGAGATAATTTTAACTAATATTGAGCGGTACGCTTTAGAATTAGGAGCTTTCTTTTCCTGAAATTTGTCTGCGGCATCATTAACAGTTTTGCGGTGATGATTAGCAGAACCTTTGGAGGATTTAATTTTTAAATCCTCTGTCGAATTTTTTACACCTTGTTCCACGTTCACCTCACCATAAAGCTTGATCTGAGCCTACATTAGTGCCGAATAAAAGCTCATGCCGGATTATAACTTGAGCTTTTTATTCAATGCAGTTATAACAATCACTCAAAAAAATTAATCTTGTTGCATAGGGCAAAGTTACTATAGACCCAAAATGGTTACTGCTACCAATGGATAGATCTTTAATTCCCGTTATTCTCGCAGGTGGTAAAGGTGAGCGATTTTGGCCTCTGAGCCGTAAACACCGACCTAAACAGTTTTTGTGTCTAGATGGCAGTGGTAACAGTTTGTTACAGGAAACTGCTAATCGCTTGCTAACAATGGCTGATGGTTGGGAGGGGTTATGGGTTGTGACATCTGCCCAACTAGCTGAAGGAGTGCGATCGCAACTGCCTCAGCTACCGCAAGAAAATTTGCTTATAGAACCTGAAGGTCGAGATACGGCAGCAGCCGTTGCTTGGGCAACGCTGGAGATCTCTCGCCGTTATGGGGAAGATGCAATTATTGGCTTTTTTCCTGCTGATCACTGGATTGGCGATCAACTCGCTTTTCAAAACACTTTGAATGCGGCAACTCAACTTGCGACCTCTTTGGCAGCTATTGTCACATTAGGAATTACTCCTAGCTATCCGTCTACTGGCTACGGTTATATTCAGCAAGGTGAACAAGTTGGCACTTTTGGAGAGTTGCCAGTTTACCACGTTGACCGATTTACAGAAAAGCCAGATCGACAGACAGCAGAAAAGTTTCTGGCAACGAAAACCAGTACAGGTGAATGTCCTTACACTTGGAATAGTGGGATGTTCGTGTTTCAGGCTGGTGTTGTTTTAAACGAATTAGAAAAATATGCACCAGAAATAATTCAACCTTTGAAAGTTAAGGGTTTAGCTGCTTATGGGGGGTTAGCTAAGAAAAGCATTGACTATGCTTTGATGGAGAAGACTGAGCTAACTTATGTAATGCCAGCATCGTTTGGTTGGGACGATTTAGGCGACTGGAATGCGATCGAGCGTTTGATGAAAGGAGATGCGAAAAATGTGGAGTTGGCGCAGCATATCGGGTTAGATACAGAGGGCGCAATTCTTTATGCTACGGATTCCGATGAGGTAATAGTCACGATTGGATTAGAGGATGTTGTGGTGGTGCGCGATCGCAACGTTACTTTAATTGTCAAAAAAGACCGCACACAGGATATCAAGCAGGTAATCAAGTTGCTGCAAGAACATCCTAATCTGCAACAACTGCTTTAATTGGTCATTGGTCATTGGTCATTGGTCATTGGTAAAAAACTTTTGACTAATGACGACTTATATTTGTCAGTACGTTAATTCTAAAATTATTTTTACGAAACTTAATAAGTATTGTAGAGCAATCCAGGTGTTTTGTAACTTTGAATACATTTTGTGAGTAGAGGGGTTGATAAAACTATTAATAACCTTGAGGGATGGGGTTACAAACAAGTACAATTCAGCAAATATAAGAGAGTATTTTTTTGGAAAACTCAATTTACTGAGTATTAATTTACTGGTAGGTTGATTGAAACAAAAATTTCTCAATTTGCATAAATAAAGTGCTTCTAGGGTTCCGGTTTAAGTATTCGCTGCTTAAATGTCTGGGTCGAGAGAAGCAAGCTAAACTAATAGATTTACTGAAAAATCTATCATTAGCTACACGGCGGGATAAAAGCCCGGGAGAAGTAAATAACAGTGATTAACTGTTGTTACTTTCCTGGGCTTTTTGCATGAAGAGCGATACTCCTCCGGAGTCGCTGCGCGATCGCTAACAACTAACTTTCACTTTTTGATTAAACATTGCCTTAATTATGACTGAACAACCTCGCTTTCAATCTCCAGATTCCAACGGAAGTAAGCCTCCTAGCGAGGCTCAACGTGCGCTAGAACTAGAAACGCATTTACCTTTAACAGGTTGGCAACAGGAGGTAGATAGAGGCTTAGAGTTTGGATTAGAAGCCGCAGAAAGTATTCGCGATCGCACTATTCCTACCTTCTCTCGCGGTGAATTACCCCACTACGCAGGTATTAACACCTTTTTAAAAGCACCTTATGTAGAAGATGTGCGAAAAGTAGGTGAATATGATGTAGCAATTGTAGGAGTTCCCCATGATTCTGGTACTACCTATCGCCCTGGAACTCGTTTTGGCCCTCAAGGAATTAGAAGGATATCAGCTTTATACACTCCTTATAACTTTGAATTAGGCGTTGATTTACGCGAGCAAATAACCCTGTGTGATGTCGGTGATATTTTTACAATTCCGGCAAACAATGAAAAATCTTTTGACCAAATTTCTAAAGGAATTGCTCACATTTTTAGTTCTGGTGCATTTCCAATTATTTTGGGTGGCGATCACTCAATTGGTTATCCCACAGTTAGGGGAGTTTGTCGTCATTTAGGTGATAAAAAAGTTGGGATTATTCACTTTGATCGCCACGTCGATACCCAAGAAACAGACTTAGATGAGCGGATGCACACCTGCCCTTGGTTTCATGCCACAAATATTAAAAATGCTCCCCCTCACAACTTAGTACAACTAGGAATTGGTGGTTGGCAAGTACCCCGTCAAGGTGTGAAAGTTTGCCGAGAAAGAGCTACTAATATCTTAACCGTTACAGATATTACAGAAAAAGGCATAGATTACGCCGTAGACTTTGCTTTAGAAAGAGCATTAGACGGTACTGATTGTGTTTATATCAGTTTTGATATTGACTGTATTGATGCTGGTTTTGTACCAGGTACAGGTTGGCCAGAACCAGGTGGATTATTACCACGAGAAGCACTAGCTTTACTCGGAAAAATTGTGCAACGTGCGCCAATTTGTGGGTTAGAAGTAGTAGAAGTTTCACCCCCTTATGACATCAGCGATATTACTTCATTAATGGCAACCCGCGTAATTTGTGACACAATGGCACATTTAGTCAAATCTGGTCAATTACCCAGAAAAGAAAAACCATCCTATATTCACCCTGAAGCGCAGCCAGAATTAGTAGCACAGTGGAGTTAAATGCACGAAACTGATATGACAAAGGCGTTGATTCTCACAGTAAAAGACTGGTGGGAATCACAGCCAGAAGAACCCAAAATTTCACATATTCACCTAATTGTTGGTAAGTTTACTGGTGTTGAACCTGTTAGTCTGCAATTCGCTTTTGAAGTACAGATACGCAACACATTTTTAGAGGGAGTAAAGCTGGTAATAGAGGAAACACCTCTGCTTGCCTTTTGTCACCCTTGCCAACAAGAATATGCTCCCGATATTGGGACGCAATATGCTTGCCCTAAATGCCACTCGCCAATGGAAGATATTCGCTCAGGGCGAGAACTCAAAATTGACCGGATTGAA
The genomic region above belongs to Oculatellaceae cyanobacterium and contains:
- a CDS encoding succinate dehydrogenase/fumarate reductase flavoprotein subunit — encoded protein: MLEHDVIIVGGGLAGCRAALEIARTYPSADIALVAKTHPIRSHSVAAQGGMAATLKNVDAEDSWEAHAFDTVKGSDYLADQDAVEILTKEAADVVIDLEHMGVLFSRLPDGRIAQRAFGGHSHRRTCYAADKTGHAILHELVNNLRHNGVHIYDEWYVMQLILEDAQAKGIVMYNIHNGNLEVVRAKAVMFATGGYGRVYNTTSNDYASTGDGLAMSAIAGVPLEDMEFVQFHPTGLYPVGVLISEAVRGEGAYLINSDGDRFMAKYAPSRMELAPRDITSRSIALEIAAGRGIHPDGSAGGAFVYLDLRHMGREKIMSRVPFAWEEAHRLVGIDAVNQPMPVRPTIHYSMGGIPTNTDGQVRSSPENLIDAFFAAGEAACVSVHGANRLGSNSLLECVVYGKRTGEAIAQFIQNRKLPQIDEQKYIKAAQQQIQSLLAQPGTIRINQLRQTFQDTMTQFCGVFRTDELMREGLEKLQQLQQQYQQIYLDDKGQLWNTEIIEALELRSLMIVGQMILTSALNRQESRGAHYRTDYDQRDDTNFMKHTLAYYSPAGIDLNYLPVKVSMFQPQERKY
- a CDS encoding metallophosphoesterase; protein product: MSDPQLLTDPFLQLPTKNSVRVVWFTEFAGSSHTVTYGQELNQIAIASTNKLSRTCEDQKSKLANFSQQHQTDQYPTKRHIWRHEAEVSELTPGVRVPYFVTSVREDGTSVSSEVFSLAAKPVTGTPLKILLTSDHQLQPMVSANLQKVVETIGQVDAVFHAGDLVNVPDRASEWFDDNRGGSFFPCLQGRANYELEKNGITTVYTGGQLIQNAPLFTTIGNHEVMGRFSSENSLNKQFRDVFPRSAAEQIYKNYAKLLNPDDNQKIRASWLKNNSFNTDTYEEIFSLPESNQGGKRYYSVTFGDVWLVVLYVTAVWRSHSLNPSIQGRYQERQQDLNHPENWGYGQHIFEPITKGSEQYSWLETELNSPEFKQAKYKVVMLHHPPHTLGGNIVPAYTDPVQVIERNADGSIKAIRYEYPKNADYINRDLVPLLECAGVQLVFFGHSHLWNRFVSSSGTNFLETSNVGNSYGAALGNHPRPVPIGYQEEYTAIGDPYGLEPIVPTIAPLIDEDGKFLPYIASNDITVFSILDTETGTVSSYSFDTSKPDSEVVKFDEFELK
- a CDS encoding protein-glutamate O-methyltransferase CheR is translated as MILKDAQAFENLLNYLLETNNFDFTGYKYSSLMRRIRQRMEVVAIANYSDYIHYLKQHPQETENLLKSIPVNYTAFFRDPYVWNYIASQIIPRLISHKSPNQGIKVWSAGCASGEEVYTLAMLFLEALGVEQFSQRVRIYGTDIHQKSIGHARQGIYSVNRIKGVPTVLLARYFEQFNQNYIFDKYLRTPIIFTRHNVLQDPPFSKVDLLVCRNTFIYFNPNGQNRALANFHFALKYGGFLVLGNTEMIIPSIKSNLFTLVDQKCSIYKPRLLNNKNAVHPCLFRDRDERQLSSLTNQLSFFKYLLAS
- a CDS encoding DUF1818 family protein — its product is MERLIKSGSGWRIGWNPDASEYQGLVGSDNWAIELTEAELQDFCKLLTQLAETMSYMAAELMDQEKITCEAESDLLWMEVAGYPDAYSLSFILNTGRRGEGGWTADAVPGLVQAVQVLKVF
- a CDS encoding GDSL-type esterase/lipase family protein, with protein sequence MQTLASPTVQRYHQPNVHPLKIVVLGDSIVYGFGDFEGGGWVERLRRKWMMPDSPGHVIYNLGVRGDGVLQVSQRLEQEFRNRGELRNRVPDAIALSVGVNDAARLGRTSGRYFTDFGVFQAEISKLLDQAKQLCPVWFVGMVPVDESKMPFLDCFYYNHEDQYRYKEATRLACEARNIPYLDIFDLWMQRGTDWCCEQMCADGLHPNSTGYQALLQDVLNWQPINQLANSSLITA
- a CDS encoding DNA-directed RNA polymerase subunit omega, yielding MLHRRSQYDSTQIMYRAEELVNAASNRYKITVQVANRAKRRRYEELDSIDDPMMKPVLRAIVEMSDEITQPEIIGDDQTSYSSRGK
- a CDS encoding pentapeptide repeat-containing protein, whose translation is MVYLTTIKNTILRLLALILVLAMAWLWVLLSATPAIAQTKTVNYTHTFLENRDFSNTDLTGAVFAAAQMKGANFQGSNLTNAILSQGTLSNANFADANLTNALVDQVTLDGADLTNAIFRQATMVGTNFNDTAIAGADFTDAIIDRYQLKQLCQRASGVNPVTAVSTRESLGCD